One region of Oryza glaberrima chromosome 7, OglaRS2, whole genome shotgun sequence genomic DNA includes:
- the LOC127778857 gene encoding peroxidase 1-like, producing the protein MAWRNSGRVKVMNRRSSRMAVMAAAVLAVCSFAAVTMAQLEMDFYSKTCPNVEEIVRREMEEILRVAPTLAGPLLRLHFHDCFVRGCDASVLIDSTAGNVAEKDAKPNLTLRGFGAVQRVKDKLNAACPATVSCADVLALMARDAVVLANGPSWPVSLGRRDGRLSIANDTNQLPPPTANFTQLSQMFAAKGLDAKDLVVLSGGHTLGTAHCALFSDRLYNFTGLVNDGDVDPALDAAYMAKLKAKCRSLSDNTTLSEMDPGSFLTFDASYYRLVAKRRGIFHSDSALLTDPVTRAYVERQATGHFADDFFRDFADSMVKMSTIDVLTGAQGEIRNKCYAINI; encoded by the exons ATGGCGTGGAGGAACAGCGGGCGGGTGAAGGTGATGAacaggaggagcagcaggatGGCAGTCATGGCAGCCGCCGTGCTGGCCGTGTGCAGCTTTGCGGCGGTGACCATGGCCCAGCTGGAGATGGACTTCTACAGCAAGACGTGCCCGAACGTCGAGGAGATCGTCCGGCGGGAGATGGAGGAGATCCTCCGGGTGGCGCCGACGCTCGCCGgcccgctcctccgcctccatttccacgactgcttcgtcagg GGGTGCGACGCGTCGGTGCTGATCGACTCGACGGCCGGCAACGTGGCGGAGAAGGACGCCAAGCCCAACCTCACTCTCCGCGGCTTCGGGGCGGTGCAGCGGGTCAAGGACAAGCTCAACGCCGCCTGCCCGGccaccgtctcctgcgccgacgtcCTCGCCCTCATGGCCCGtgacgccgtcgtcctcgccaaCGGGCCCTCCTGGCCCGTCTCGctcggccgccgcgacggccgccTCTCCATCGCCAACGACACCAACCAGCTGCCGCCCCCCACCGCCAACTTCACCCAGCTCTCCCAGATGTTCGCCGCCAAAGGCCTCGACGCCAAGGACCTCGTCGTCCTCTCCGGCGGCCACACGCTCGGCACGGCGCACTGCGCGCTCTTCTCCGACCGCCTCTACAACTTCACCGGCCTGGTGAACGACGGCGACGTGGACCCGGCGCTGGACGCGGCGTACATGGCGAAGCTCAAGGCCAAGTGCCGGAGCCTGAGCGACAACACCACCCTGTCGGAGATGGACCCCGGCAGCTTCCTCACCTTCGACGCCAGCTACTACCGGCTGGTGGCCAAGCGCCGCGGCATCTTCCACTCCGACTCCGCGCTGCTCACCGATCCCGTCACCAGGGCCTACGTCGAGCGCCAGGCAACCGGCCACTTCGCCGACGACTTCTTCCGCGACTTCGCCGACTCCATGGTGAAGATGAGCACCATTGACGTGCTCACCGGGGCGCAGGGCGAGATCAGGAACAAGTGCTACGCCATCAACATATAA
- the LOC127779222 gene encoding peroxidase 1-like, which translates to MAVATVIAATAPELAVVVFNLQPHPPLFGGRRSNNKCHVVKVYAPTLAAAILRLHFHDCFVRGCDASVLLSSTHGVGGGNNMAERDAPPNRSLRDFVSVQRVKSRLEAACPSTVSCADILALMVRDAVLLASGPYWPVPLGRRDGRVSCAAEVVSIQDRLEI; encoded by the exons ATGGCCGTGGCCACCGTCATCGCCGCGACCGCGCCCGAGCTCGCAGtcgtcgtcttcaacctccaacCTCATCCGCCCCTCTTTGGAGGCCGCCGGTCA AATAATAAATGTCATGTTGTAAAAGTATATGcccccaccctcgccgccgccatcctcagGCTccacttccacgactgcttcgtcagg GGTTGCGACGCCTCCGTGCTGCTGAGCTCCAcccacggcgtcggcggcggcaacaacATGGCCGAGCGGGACGCACCACCCAACCGGAGCCTGCGCGACTTCGTCTCCGTCCAAAGGGTCAAGTCCAGGCTCGAGGCCGCCTGCCCCTccaccgtctcctgcgccgacatcctcgccCTCATGGTCCGTGACGCTGTCCTCCTCGCCAGTGGACCCTACTGGCCCGTTCCGCTCGGCCGGAGGGACGGCCGCGTCTCCTGCGCCGCTGAGGTTGTCTCCATCCAAGATCGTTTAGAAATTTAA